One part of the Rhizobium rhizogenes genome encodes these proteins:
- a CDS encoding M23 family metallopeptidase, with the protein MTADRNVIRSLGTEPPILAEGRRAPDRREISLRWLSGTFLTGITSSILMGVALFAALDGRQQLAIPAEAFAKADMGNNATEAARRGTRLVAPNIAARPSDRSIMEVSTVINEGDKEVVRKVPFSHVKIPLAANYAKQDDYPAFDPLNIFASNDDKDAAAPAPSRTGTIYGSEVESEVSLKTVAFPVQHSKYAFAGSLSFDEVEEAVRSNGSILTDGNEQLAALYYIDPRRFDNDEGDVDITAGLAARVVEQNMSVSTPQSATVPVKEYADDVIPARQTETIEAALFGAGYSKAQSSEIAGLLSPQIQSNNVESGDVLRVGILQEDEKSDIVRVSLYRKGRHMVTMAVDDRKRFIKASEPPKLDAVATAFDSAPAPAAGRDLPSVYDGVYRAALAYGMNQSMVSQLIKLLASSVDFQAQLKPADTLEAFFSVEDADGKATDKSELLYVNAKFGDNETRFYRFQNPEDNSIDYFDENGKSIRQFLLRNPVPNGRMTSGFGMRRHPVLKFSRMHTGTDWAAARGTPIIATGNGTVEKAGWASGYGNQTLIRHANGYVSSYNHQNAIAKGVTEGAKVRQGQVIGYVGSTGLSTGAHLHYELIVNGTKVDAMKVRLPGGKSLSGDALARFSDERKRIDNLLNIDEKPNQMASR; encoded by the coding sequence ATGACTGCGGATCGCAACGTGATCCGGTCGCTAGGCACGGAGCCGCCAATTCTGGCGGAAGGGCGCCGTGCACCCGATCGTCGCGAGATTTCGCTGCGATGGCTTTCCGGCACGTTCCTGACCGGCATTACCTCTTCCATATTGATGGGCGTGGCTCTTTTCGCGGCCCTTGACGGCCGCCAGCAGCTGGCCATTCCCGCCGAAGCCTTCGCCAAGGCGGATATGGGCAACAACGCCACCGAAGCTGCCCGCCGCGGAACGCGCCTCGTTGCCCCCAATATCGCGGCGCGACCGTCCGACCGCTCGATCATGGAAGTCTCCACCGTCATCAATGAAGGCGACAAGGAAGTGGTCCGCAAGGTCCCCTTCTCCCACGTCAAGATTCCGCTGGCGGCGAATTACGCCAAGCAGGACGATTATCCCGCTTTCGACCCCTTGAATATTTTCGCGAGCAATGACGACAAGGACGCGGCGGCACCGGCGCCAAGCCGCACCGGAACGATCTACGGCTCCGAAGTCGAGTCCGAAGTCAGCCTGAAAACCGTCGCCTTTCCCGTCCAGCACTCCAAATATGCCTTCGCCGGCTCCTTGAGCTTCGATGAGGTCGAGGAAGCGGTTCGCTCCAACGGCTCGATCCTGACGGACGGCAATGAGCAGCTTGCCGCGCTTTATTACATCGATCCCCGCCGCTTCGACAATGACGAAGGCGACGTTGACATCACCGCCGGCCTTGCCGCCCGTGTCGTCGAACAGAATATGTCGGTATCGACCCCACAATCGGCCACGGTTCCGGTCAAGGAATATGCCGACGACGTGATCCCTGCACGCCAGACCGAGACTATCGAGGCCGCCCTGTTCGGCGCGGGTTATTCGAAGGCGCAGTCTTCCGAAATCGCCGGGCTGCTCTCACCGCAAATCCAGTCGAACAATGTCGAAAGCGGCGATGTGCTGCGCGTCGGCATTCTCCAGGAAGACGAAAAAAGCGATATCGTGCGCGTGAGCCTTTACCGCAAGGGCCGCCACATGGTGACCATGGCCGTCGATGACCGCAAGCGTTTCATCAAGGCCAGCGAACCGCCGAAGCTCGACGCGGTCGCGACCGCTTTCGACAGCGCGCCCGCACCTGCGGCCGGCCGCGATCTGCCGAGCGTCTATGACGGTGTCTACCGCGCCGCTCTCGCCTATGGCATGAACCAGAGCATGGTCTCCCAGCTTATCAAGCTTCTGGCGAGCAGCGTCGATTTTCAGGCGCAGCTGAAGCCGGCGGATACGCTGGAGGCTTTCTTCTCCGTGGAAGATGCGGACGGCAAGGCCACCGACAAGTCTGAGCTGCTTTACGTCAACGCCAAATTCGGTGACAACGAGACGCGGTTTTACCGGTTCCAGAATCCGGAAGACAACAGCATCGATTATTTCGACGAAAACGGCAAAAGCATCCGGCAGTTCCTGTTGCGCAATCCCGTTCCGAACGGCCGCATGACATCCGGTTTCGGCATGCGCCGCCACCCCGTCCTGAAATTCAGCCGCATGCATACCGGCACCGACTGGGCTGCCGCCCGCGGTACGCCGATCATCGCAACCGGCAACGGCACAGTCGAGAAGGCGGGCTGGGCCTCGGGCTACGGCAACCAGACCCTGATCCGCCATGCCAACGGCTATGTCTCTTCCTATAATCACCAGAACGCGATCGCCAAGGGCGTCACGGAAGGCGCAAAGGTAAGACAGGGTCAGGTGATCGGTTATGTGGGATCAACCGGCCTTTCGACCGGCGCGCATCTGCATTACGAGCTGATCGTCAACGGCACCAAGGTTGACGCCATGAAAGTGCGCCTGCCTGGCGGCAAGTCGCTTTCCGGCGACGCGCTGGCGCGTTTTTCCGATGAAAGAAAGCGGATCGACAATCTGCTGAATATTGACGAAAAGCCCAATCAGATGGCCAGTCGCTGA
- the clpB gene encoding ATP-dependent chaperone ClpB produces the protein MNIEKYSERVRGFLQSAQTFALAENHQQFSPEHVLKVLLDDEQGMAASLIERAGGDAKEARLANDAALAKLPKVSGGNGGLSLTAPLAKVFSTAEDLAKKAGDSFVTVERLLQALAIESSASTSASLKKAGATAQALNQVINDIRKGRTADSANAEQGFDALKKFARDLTEEAREGKLDPVIGRDDEIRRTIQVLSRRTKNNPVLIGEPGVGKTAIAEGLALRIVNGDVPESLKDKKLMALDMGALIAGAKYRGEFEERLKAVLNEVQAENGGIILFIDEMHTLVGAGKADGAMDASNLLKPALARGELHCVGATTLDEYRKHVEKDPALARRFQPVLVDEPTVEDTISILRGLKEKYEQHHKVRISDSALVAAATLSNRYITDRFLPDKAIDLMDEAASRLRMQVDSKPEELDELDRRIIQLKIEREALKQETDQSSVDRLRKLEDELADTEEKADALTARWQAEKQKLGHAADLKKRLDEARNELAIAQRNGQFQRAGELTYGIIPGIEKELAAAEARDSSGVGSMVQEVVTADNIAHVVSRWTGIPVDKMLEGQREKLLRMEDELAKSVVGQGEAVQAVSKAVRRSRAGLQDPNRPIGSFIFLGPTGVGKTELTKSLARFLFDDETAMVRLDMSEYMEKHSVARLIGAPPGYVGYEEGGALTEAVRRRPYQVVLFDEIEKAHPDVFNVLLQVLDDGRLTDGQGRTVDFKNTIIIMTSNLGSEFMTQMGDNDDVESVRELVMERVRSHFRPEFLNRIDDIILFHRLRRDEMGAIVEIQLKRLVSLLGDRKISLELDKDARSWLANKGYDPAYGARPLKRVIQKAVQDRLAEMILGGEVPDGSRVKVTSGTDRLLFKVKPPKGEAEAETADAA, from the coding sequence ATGAATATTGAGAAATACTCCGAACGTGTTCGCGGTTTTCTGCAATCGGCGCAGACCTTTGCGCTTGCGGAAAACCATCAGCAGTTTTCGCCGGAGCACGTTCTGAAAGTCCTGCTTGATGACGAGCAGGGCATGGCTGCATCCCTGATCGAGCGCGCAGGCGGCGATGCGAAAGAAGCGCGCCTTGCCAATGATGCTGCGCTGGCGAAATTGCCCAAGGTTTCCGGCGGTAATGGCGGCCTGTCGCTCACGGCTCCGCTCGCCAAGGTGTTTTCGACTGCGGAAGATCTTGCCAAGAAGGCCGGCGACAGTTTCGTCACCGTCGAGCGTCTGCTGCAGGCGCTTGCGATTGAAAGTTCGGCGTCCACCTCGGCTTCGCTGAAGAAGGCAGGCGCAACGGCGCAGGCGCTCAATCAGGTCATCAACGACATCCGCAAGGGCCGCACGGCCGATAGCGCCAATGCCGAACAGGGTTTTGACGCACTGAAGAAGTTCGCGCGCGACCTGACGGAAGAAGCCCGTGAGGGTAAACTCGACCCGGTGATCGGCCGTGACGACGAAATCCGTCGCACGATTCAGGTCCTCTCGCGCCGCACCAAGAACAATCCCGTGCTGATCGGTGAACCGGGCGTCGGTAAAACGGCGATTGCCGAAGGCCTTGCGCTGCGCATCGTCAATGGCGACGTGCCGGAAAGCCTGAAGGACAAGAAGCTGATGGCGCTCGATATGGGCGCGCTGATCGCCGGCGCGAAATATCGCGGTGAATTCGAAGAGCGTCTGAAGGCCGTACTCAATGAAGTGCAGGCTGAAAATGGCGGCATCATCCTGTTCATCGACGAGATGCACACGCTGGTCGGTGCCGGCAAGGCTGATGGCGCGATGGATGCCTCCAACCTCCTGAAGCCGGCCCTTGCCCGGGGTGAACTGCATTGCGTCGGCGCCACCACGCTCGATGAATATCGCAAGCATGTGGAAAAGGACCCGGCCCTTGCCCGCCGTTTCCAACCCGTTCTGGTGGATGAGCCGACCGTGGAAGACACGATCTCGATCCTGCGCGGCCTGAAGGAAAAATACGAACAACATCACAAGGTCCGCATCTCGGATTCGGCCCTGGTTGCGGCTGCGACGCTTTCCAACCGCTACATCACCGATCGCTTCCTGCCCGACAAGGCAATCGACCTGATGGACGAGGCGGCTTCGCGTCTTCGCATGCAGGTGGATTCCAAGCCGGAAGAACTGGACGAACTGGATCGCCGCATCATTCAGCTCAAGATCGAGCGCGAGGCCCTGAAACAGGAGACGGACCAGTCCTCCGTGGATCGCTTGAGGAAGCTCGAGGACGAACTGGCCGATACGGAAGAAAAGGCAGATGCGCTGACGGCCCGCTGGCAGGCGGAAAAGCAGAAGCTCGGCCACGCCGCCGATCTCAAGAAGCGGCTGGACGAGGCCCGCAACGAACTGGCGATCGCCCAGCGCAACGGCCAGTTCCAGCGCGCCGGCGAGTTGACCTACGGCATCATTCCGGGCATCGAAAAGGAACTCGCTGCGGCGGAAGCGCGTGACAGCAGCGGTGTCGGCTCGATGGTTCAGGAAGTGGTGACGGCGGATAATATCGCCCATGTCGTTTCCCGCTGGACCGGCATTCCGGTCGACAAGATGCTGGAGGGTCAGCGCGAAAAGCTGCTGCGCATGGAAGACGAGCTTGCCAAGTCCGTTGTCGGGCAGGGTGAGGCCGTTCAGGCGGTTTCCAAGGCGGTGCGCCGTTCGCGTGCCGGCCTGCAGGATCCCAACCGCCCGATCGGCTCGTTCATTTTCCTTGGCCCGACGGGCGTGGGCAAGACCGAGTTGACCAAGTCGCTGGCCCGCTTCCTGTTCGACGACGAAACCGCGATGGTTCGCCTCGACATGTCGGAATATATGGAGAAACACTCCGTTGCCCGGCTGATCGGCGCACCTCCCGGCTATGTCGGTTATGAGGAGGGCGGTGCCCTGACGGAAGCGGTTCGCCGCCGGCCTTATCAGGTCGTGCTGTTCGACGAGATCGAGAAGGCGCATCCTGACGTCTTCAACGTCCTGCTGCAGGTGCTGGATGACGGCCGTCTGACGGATGGCCAGGGCCGCACTGTCGATTTCAAGAACACCATCATCATCATGACCTCGAACCTCGGTTCGGAATTCATGACGCAGATGGGCGACAATGACGATGTGGAGTCTGTTCGCGAACTGGTGATGGAGCGGGTGCGGTCGCATTTTCGTCCGGAATTCCTCAACCGTATCGACGATATCATCCTCTTCCATCGCCTGCGGCGCGACGAAATGGGTGCCATCGTGGAAATCCAGCTGAAGCGGCTTGTTTCGCTGCTTGGCGATCGCAAGATTTCGCTCGAACTGGATAAGGATGCCCGCAGCTGGCTTGCCAACAAGGGTTACGATCCCGCTTACGGCGCACGTCCGCTGAAGCGGGTGATCCAGAAGGCGGTTCAGGACCGGCTTGCCGAAATGATCCTCGGCGGCGAAGTTCCTGATGGTTCGCGGGTCAAGGTGACGTCGGGTACCGACCGGCTGCTGTTCAAGGTCAAGCCGCCGAAGGGCGAGGCCGAGGCCGAAACAGCCGATGCCGCATAA
- a CDS encoding DUF4167 domain-containing protein, which yields MRPGQQNKRGRGRGNNNNNNGGGNNNFNRKGGNPLTRTYDSSGPDVKIRGTAQHIAEKYAALARDAQSSGDRVIAENYLQHAEHYNRIIATAQAQMQERFQRDDRGEYNAADSDDMDVNDGDDGVVASQQPAEQAERSQQPERQERAERSEPRQDRRERPDRRERQERQPRQPQVSAEQQPPVYDASQAPQPVIEGTPMEVAVEEEQQQAEAPATERAPKTRRATTPRPRRPRRAAAAEGAEGEDAPAGEEAPATLENAAE from the coding sequence ATGAGGCCAGGACAGCAAAACAAGCGCGGCCGGGGGCGTGGAAACAACAACAATAACAATGGTGGCGGTAACAACAACTTCAACCGCAAGGGCGGCAATCCGCTCACCAGGACTTATGACAGTTCCGGCCCCGATGTTAAGATTCGCGGTACAGCCCAGCACATAGCGGAAAAATACGCCGCCCTTGCCCGGGATGCGCAGAGTTCTGGTGACCGCGTGATCGCGGAGAACTATCTGCAGCACGCGGAGCATTACAATCGTATCATTGCCACGGCTCAGGCCCAGATGCAGGAACGTTTCCAGCGCGACGATCGTGGTGAATACAATGCCGCGGATTCTGACGACATGGATGTGAATGATGGCGACGACGGCGTCGTTGCATCGCAGCAGCCTGCCGAACAGGCGGAGCGCAGCCAGCAGCCGGAGCGCCAGGAGCGCGCCGAGCGGAGCGAGCCTCGTCAGGACCGCCGGGAGCGCCCGGATCGCCGCGAGCGGCAGGAACGCCAGCCGCGCCAGCCGCAGGTCTCCGCCGAACAGCAGCCGCCGGTCTATGACGCCAGCCAGGCGCCGCAGCCGGTGATCGAAGGCACGCCCATGGAAGTGGCGGTGGAAGAAGAGCAGCAGCAGGCGGAAGCGCCCGCGACCGAACGTGCTCCGAAGACCCGCCGTGCCACCACCCCGCGTCCGCGGCGTCCGCGCCGCGCCGCAGCAGCGGAAGGTGCCGAGGGTGAAGACGCGCCGGCCGGCGAAGAGGCACCGGCCACTCTTGAAAATGCTGCTGAATAA
- the prmC gene encoding peptide chain release factor N(5)-glutamine methyltransferase — protein sequence MSGAEGTVSAELAAARKRLQAAGVSDPFLDARLLIAEIIGFSLTDFVMKPDHPVTCEEQARIAAMVERRAGGEPVHRILGHREFHGLDLLLSKETLEPRPDTEVLVDTVLPALKQAVSQKGSARVLDLGTGTGAICLALLKECPGATGIGSDISADALETAAKNASRNGLETRFEIRQSDWFEKISGRFDIIVSNPPYIRSDIVTTLDREVRHHDPMAALDGGQDGLAPYRLIAADAGRFLVENGIVGVEIGFDQRLDVSAIFASHGFSLLDAVKDYGGNDRVLIFRR from the coding sequence TTGAGCGGCGCTGAAGGAACCGTTTCGGCCGAACTCGCCGCAGCCCGCAAACGGCTGCAGGCGGCGGGCGTGTCCGATCCGTTTCTCGATGCGCGTCTGTTGATCGCGGAGATCATTGGCTTTTCATTGACCGATTTCGTGATGAAGCCCGACCATCCGGTTACGTGCGAAGAGCAGGCCCGTATCGCCGCCATGGTCGAAAGGCGGGCCGGGGGGGAGCCGGTTCATCGCATCCTCGGCCACCGGGAGTTTCATGGTCTCGATCTTCTGCTGTCGAAGGAGACGCTTGAGCCCCGTCCGGATACGGAGGTTCTCGTTGACACGGTGTTGCCGGCATTAAAACAGGCGGTCTCCCAAAAGGGCAGCGCCCGCGTGCTGGATCTGGGCACGGGCACGGGTGCGATCTGCCTCGCGCTTTTGAAGGAATGCCCCGGAGCGACCGGTATCGGCAGCGATATTTCCGCTGACGCGCTGGAAACGGCTGCGAAAAACGCTTCCAGAAACGGGCTCGAAACGCGTTTCGAGATCAGGCAGAGCGACTGGTTCGAAAAAATCTCTGGCCGCTTTGACATAATTGTGTCGAATCCGCCTTATATAAGAAGCGATATCGTTACAACGCTCGACCGAGAGGTTCGTCATCATGATCCGATGGCGGCGCTGGACGGAGGTCAGGACGGCCTTGCACCGTACCGCCTTATTGCTGCCGATGCAGGTCGTTTTCTTGTGGAAAACGGGATCGTCGGTGTGGAGATCGGTTTCGATCAACGGCTTGATGTTTCCGCCATATTTGCTTCCCACGGTTTCTCTCTTCTGGACGCCGTGAAGGATTATGGCGGCAACGACAGAGTTTTGATCTTCCGGAGATAG
- the prfA gene encoding peptide chain release factor 1, with amino-acid sequence MAKLPVEKMRELERRFGEIEARMSAGPAADVYVKLASEYSELQPVVNKIRDYEKAIAEAADLEALLADRETDRDMRDLAEMELPEIEIRIGELEKDMQVLLLPKDAADEKSAILEIRAGTGGSEAALFAGDLFRMYERFASTKGWKVEVLSASEGEAGGYKEIIATISGRGVFSKLKFESGVHRVQRVPETEASGRIHTSAATVAVLPEAEDIDIEIRPEDIRIDTMRASGAGGQHVNTTDSAVRITHLPTGLIVTSSEKSQHQNRAKAMQVLRSRLYDIERQKVDSERSADRKSQVGSGDRSERIRTYNFPQGRVTDHRINLTLYKLDRMIEGEIDELVDALIADYQAGQLALLGEQQP; translated from the coding sequence GTGGCGAAGCTTCCCGTCGAAAAAATGCGCGAGTTGGAAAGGCGTTTCGGAGAGATCGAAGCGCGGATGTCGGCCGGCCCGGCAGCGGATGTCTATGTGAAGCTGGCCTCGGAATATTCCGAGCTCCAGCCGGTGGTGAACAAGATCCGCGATTATGAGAAGGCAATTGCCGAGGCTGCCGATCTTGAGGCGCTGCTTGCCGACAGGGAAACCGATAGGGACATGCGCGATCTGGCGGAAATGGAACTGCCGGAGATCGAGATCCGCATCGGCGAGCTTGAGAAGGACATGCAGGTCCTGCTGCTTCCCAAGGATGCGGCCGATGAAAAAAGCGCGATCCTTGAAATCCGCGCCGGCACCGGCGGCTCCGAGGCGGCGCTTTTCGCCGGCGATCTGTTCCGCATGTATGAGCGCTTCGCATCGACCAAGGGCTGGAAGGTGGAAGTTCTTTCCGCCAGTGAAGGTGAAGCGGGCGGTTACAAGGAAATCATCGCCACGATCAGCGGGCGAGGGGTGTTCTCCAAGCTGAAATTCGAATCCGGCGTGCACCGCGTTCAGCGTGTGCCGGAAACGGAGGCGAGCGGCCGCATCCATACTTCTGCTGCCACGGTTGCGGTGCTGCCGGAAGCGGAAGACATCGACATCGAGATCCGCCCGGAAGACATCCGCATCGATACCATGCGCGCTTCCGGCGCTGGCGGCCAGCACGTCAACACCACCGACTCCGCCGTTCGTATCACCCATCTTCCGACGGGATTGATCGTTACCAGTTCGGAGAAATCCCAGCACCAGAACCGCGCCAAGGCCATGCAGGTTCTGCGTTCGCGCCTTTACGACATCGAGCGCCAGAAGGTGGACAGCGAACGTTCGGCCGACCGCAAGAGCCAGGTCGGCTCGGGCGACCGGTCCGAGCGCATCCGCACCTATAATTTCCCGCAGGGCCGCGTCACCGATCACCGCATCAACCTCACCCTCTACAAGCTCGACCGGATGATCGAAGGCGAAATCGATGAGCTTGTGGATGCGCTGATCGCCGATTACCAGGCCGGCCAGCTCGCACTTCTTGGCGAACAACAGCCTTGA
- the ptsP gene encoding phosphoenolpyruvate--protein phosphotransferase: MRDLSAGPRVLLKRLREMMAEHLEPQDRLDQIVRQIASNMVAEVCSVYVLRSDSVLELYATEGLNKDAVHLAQLKMGQGLVGTIAASAQPLNLSDAQAHPAFRYLPETGEEIYHSFLGVPILRSGRTLGVLVVQNKASRTYREDEVEALETTAMLIAEIVASGELKKITRPGVELDLTRAVSIDGDAYGEGIGLGHVVLHDPRIVVTNLLNEDADTEIRRLADAIGSLRLSIDDMLQRRDVPTEGEHREVLETYRMFAHDQGWVRRMEEAIRNGLTAEAAVEKVQSDTKARMMRLTDPYLRERMHDFDDLANRLLRQLIGFGGRGPEQDFPLDAIVLARAMGAAELLDYPREKLRGLVLEDGAVTSHVVIVARAMGIPIIGQATGIVALAENNDPIIIDGDDGQVHLRPMSDLQRAYEEKVRLRARRQEQFRALRNVEPITKDGQKVNLKMNAGLLVDLPQLDESGADGIGLFRTELQFMIASNMPKGEEQEAFYRSVLRQAKGKSVTFRTLDIGGDKVVSYMRGQEEENPALGWRAIRLSLDRPGLMRTQMRALLRAASGAELRMMLPMVTEVSEIRAARDLLQKEVQHLSKFSHALPKKLQFGAMLEVPSLMWQLDELMQEVDFVSVGSNDLFQFSMAVDRGNARVSDRFDNLGKPFLRILRDIVRAGERHHTSVTLCGEMAGKPLTAMALIGLGFRSISMSPTAIGPVKAMLLGLDAARLADELNAVLDDHNSLESGREVLLRFAATHSIPI, translated from the coding sequence ATGAGAGACCTTTCCGCAGGTCCGCGCGTCCTGCTCAAGCGGCTGCGCGAAATGATGGCGGAGCACCTTGAACCGCAGGATCGTCTGGACCAGATCGTCCGTCAGATTGCCAGCAACATGGTGGCGGAGGTTTGCTCGGTCTACGTGCTGCGTTCCGACAGCGTGCTGGAGCTTTACGCCACCGAAGGTCTCAACAAGGATGCCGTGCATCTTGCCCAGCTGAAAATGGGGCAAGGTCTTGTCGGCACCATCGCCGCTTCCGCCCAGCCGCTCAATCTTTCCGATGCGCAGGCGCATCCCGCTTTCCGCTATCTTCCTGAAACCGGTGAGGAAATTTATCATTCCTTCCTCGGCGTGCCGATTTTGCGCTCCGGTCGCACTCTTGGCGTTCTTGTGGTCCAGAACAAGGCCAGCCGAACGTACCGGGAGGATGAAGTTGAAGCGCTCGAGACAACCGCGATGCTTATCGCTGAAATAGTGGCGAGCGGCGAGTTGAAGAAGATCACCCGCCCCGGCGTGGAGCTGGACCTGACGCGCGCCGTCTCCATCGATGGCGACGCCTATGGTGAGGGTATCGGTCTTGGTCACGTCGTGCTGCACGATCCCCGCATCGTCGTCACCAATCTGCTCAATGAGGATGCGGATACGGAAATCCGGCGTCTTGCCGACGCCATCGGTTCGCTGCGGCTCTCCATCGACGACATGTTGCAGCGCCGCGACGTGCCGACCGAAGGCGAGCACCGCGAGGTTCTCGAGACCTACCGCATGTTCGCCCATGATCAGGGCTGGGTGCGGCGCATGGAAGAGGCGATCCGCAACGGCCTGACGGCGGAAGCGGCGGTCGAGAAGGTGCAGAGCGACACCAAGGCGCGCATGATGCGCCTGACCGATCCTTATCTGCGCGAGCGCATGCATGATTTCGACGATCTCGCCAACCGGCTGCTGCGGCAGCTGATCGGTTTCGGCGGTCGTGGGCCGGAGCAGGATTTCCCGCTCGACGCCATCGTTCTGGCGCGCGCCATGGGTGCTGCCGAGTTGCTCGATTACCCGCGTGAAAAACTGCGTGGTCTGGTGCTCGAAGACGGCGCGGTGACGAGCCATGTCGTCATCGTGGCGCGTGCCATGGGCATTCCGATCATCGGGCAGGCGACCGGTATCGTCGCACTCGCCGAAAACAACGATCCCATCATCATCGATGGCGATGACGGTCAGGTGCATCTGCGCCCGATGTCGGATTTGCAGCGCGCCTATGAGGAAAAAGTGCGGCTTCGCGCCCGGCGGCAGGAGCAGTTCCGCGCGCTGCGCAATGTCGAGCCGATCACCAAGGATGGCCAGAAGGTCAATCTGAAGATGAATGCGGGCCTTCTGGTAGACCTGCCGCAGCTTGACGAATCCGGCGCCGACGGCATTGGCCTGTTCCGCACTGAGCTGCAATTCATGATCGCCTCCAACATGCCGAAGGGCGAGGAGCAGGAGGCGTTCTATCGCTCCGTTCTGCGGCAGGCGAAGGGCAAGAGCGTCACCTTCCGCACGCTGGATATCGGCGGCGACAAGGTCGTTTCTTATATGCGCGGCCAGGAAGAGGAAAACCCGGCGCTGGGCTGGCGGGCGATCCGCCTGTCGCTCGACCGGCCGGGCCTGATGCGCACGCAGATGCGCGCGCTGCTGCGCGCTGCCTCCGGAGCGGAACTGCGGATGATGTTGCCGATGGTGACGGAAGTGTCCGAAATCCGCGCCGCTCGCGATCTTCTGCAGAAGGAAGTGCAGCATCTTTCGAAATTCAGCCACGCGCTGCCGAAGAAGCTGCAGTTCGGCGCCATGCTGGAAGTGCCGTCGCTGATGTGGCAGCTCGACGAGCTGATGCAGGAGGTGGATTTCGTTTCCGTCGGTTCGAACGACCTGTTCCAGTTCTCCATGGCGGTCGATCGTGGCAATGCAAGGGTTTCGGATCGTTTCGACAATCTCGGCAAGCCGTTCCTGCGCATTCTGCGCGATATCGTCCGGGCCGGCGAAAGGCATCACACCTCGGTCACGCTGTGCGGCGAGATGGCGGGCAAGCCACTGACCGCCATGGCGCTGATCGGTCTTGGTTTCCGGTCGATTTCCATGTCGCCGACGGCAATCGGCCCGGTCAAGGCCATGCTGCTCGGCCTCGACGCCGCGCGTCTGGCCGATGAGCTGAATGCCGTGCTCGACGATCATAATTCGCTGGAAAGCGGGCGCGAGGTGTTGTTACGCTTTGCCGCAACGCATTCCATTCCCATTTAA
- a CDS encoding aspartate kinase encodes MARIVMKFGGTSVANLERIHNVARHVKREVDAGHEVAVVVSAMSGKTNELVDWVQNAAKVAGTNAASFYDAREYDAVVASGEQVTSGLLAITLQSMGINARSWQGWQIPIRTDNAHGAARILEIDGSDIVKRMGEGQVAVVAGFQGIGPDNRIATLGRGGSDTSAVAIAAAVKADRCDIYTDVDGVYTTDPRIEPKARRMKKIAFEEMLEMASLGAKVLQVRSVELAMVHKVRTFVRSSFEDPDAPGMGDLINPPGTLICDEDEIVEQEVVTGIAYAKDEAQISLRRVADRPGVSAAIFGPLAEAHINVDMIVQNISEDGSRTDMTFTVPSGDVAKALKVLEDNKAQIGFDVAQNETGLAKVSVIGIGMRSHAGVAASAFKALAEKNINIKAITTSEIKISILIDGAYAELAVRTLHSAYGLDKS; translated from the coding sequence ATGGCTCGCATTGTCATGAAATTCGGCGGCACGTCCGTCGCGAACCTCGAACGCATTCACAATGTCGCACGGCATGTGAAACGCGAAGTGGATGCCGGCCATGAAGTGGCCGTGGTCGTTTCCGCCATGTCCGGCAAAACCAACGAGCTGGTGGACTGGGTGCAGAATGCTGCGAAAGTGGCCGGCACCAACGCCGCCTCTTTTTATGATGCGCGCGAATATGACGCGGTTGTCGCATCCGGCGAGCAGGTAACCTCCGGTCTGCTGGCGATCACCCTGCAATCCATGGGCATCAATGCACGCTCCTGGCAGGGCTGGCAGATTCCGATCCGTACCGACAATGCGCATGGCGCCGCCCGTATTCTCGAGATTGACGGGTCCGACATCGTCAAGCGCATGGGTGAGGGACAGGTTGCCGTCGTTGCCGGTTTCCAGGGCATCGGCCCGGATAATCGCATCGCGACGCTCGGTCGGGGCGGCTCGGACACCTCGGCCGTCGCCATCGCCGCGGCCGTCAAGGCGGACCGTTGCGACATCTATACCGATGTCGACGGCGTCTACACCACCGACCCGCGCATCGAGCCCAAGGCTCGCCGCATGAAGAAGATCGCCTTCGAGGAAATGCTCGAAATGGCCTCTCTCGGCGCGAAGGTTCTGCAGGTTCGCTCGGTCGAGCTTGCCATGGTACACAAGGTGCGCACCTTCGTTCGCTCCAGTTTCGAGGATCCCGATGCGCCGGGCATGGGCGACCTCATCAACCCGCCCGGTACTTTGATTTGTGACGAGGATGAAATCGTGGAACAGGAAGTCGTAACCGGCATCGCCTATGCCAAGGATGAAGCACAGATCTCGCTGCGCCGCGTGGCAGACCGTCCGGGCGTTTCCGCCGCGATCTTCGGTCCGCTCGCGGAAGCGCATATCAATGTCGACATGATCGTGCAGAACATCTCCGAAGACGGCTCGCGCACCGACATGACCTTTACCGTTCCTTCGGGCGACGTTGCCAAGGCGCTCAAGGTTCTGGAAGACAACAAGGCCCAGATCGGTTTCGATGTCGCGCAGAACGAGACGGGTCTCGCCAAGGTTTCGGTCATCGGTATCGGCATGCGCAGCCACGCCGGCGTTGCCGCAAGCGCCTTCAAGGCACTTGCCGAGAAGAACATCAACATCAAGGCGATCACCACCTCCGAGATCAAGATTTCGATCCTGATCGACGGCGCCTATGCCGAACTTGCGGTTCGCACTTTGCATTCCGCCTACGGTCTCGATAAGAGCTAA